In Phaeobacter inhibens DSM 16374, the following proteins share a genomic window:
- a CDS encoding UDP-N-acetylglucosamine--N-acetylmuramyl-(pentapeptide) pyrophosphoryl-undecaprenol N-acetylglucosamine transferase, giving the protein MAQKLLLMAAGGTGGHMFPAQALAEAMLRRGWRVKLSTDARGARYTGGYPHTTEITEVSSATFARGGVLAKAMVAPKIAAGVTRMALQMRRDRPDVVVGFGGYPSIPALGAATLLKLPRMIHEQNGVLGRVNQLFATRVAGVACGVWPTALPEGVDGVHVGNPVRAAVLERAGAGYIPPGDYPMSVLVMGGSQGARILSDVVPGAIAALPEALRSRLRVSHQARDEDAARVTQFYAEHGISADVQPFFADVPARMSEAQLVISRSGASSVADIAVIGRPSILIPFAAAAGDHQSANARGLVDAGAAILIPESALDVSALTEQMSAVLSNPDGASQMARAALQVGIPDATERLVGLVEQLSEEGMT; this is encoded by the coding sequence ATGGCGCAGAAATTGCTCTTGATGGCGGCAGGCGGCACCGGGGGGCATATGTTCCCCGCGCAAGCCCTGGCCGAAGCGATGCTGAGACGTGGCTGGCGGGTGAAGTTGTCCACCGATGCGCGCGGTGCGCGCTACACTGGCGGCTATCCCCATACCACAGAAATCACCGAAGTCTCTTCGGCCACATTCGCCCGTGGTGGGGTGCTGGCCAAGGCGATGGTGGCGCCGAAGATCGCGGCGGGGGTCACAAGAATGGCGCTGCAGATGCGCCGCGACCGGCCCGATGTGGTGGTGGGCTTTGGCGGCTACCCCTCGATTCCGGCGCTGGGGGCTGCGACCCTGCTGAAGCTGCCGCGTATGATCCACGAACAGAACGGCGTGCTGGGCCGGGTCAATCAGCTGTTTGCCACCCGTGTGGCTGGGGTGGCCTGTGGCGTCTGGCCCACCGCTCTGCCGGAAGGGGTTGATGGCGTCCATGTCGGCAACCCGGTGCGCGCGGCAGTTCTTGAACGGGCAGGCGCCGGTTACATTCCGCCCGGTGACTACCCGATGTCGGTGCTGGTGATGGGCGGCAGCCAAGGCGCGCGGATCCTGTCGGATGTGGTGCCGGGGGCGATTGCGGCGCTGCCTGAGGCGCTGCGCAGCCGGTTGCGGGTCTCGCATCAGGCCCGCGATGAAGATGCTGCGCGGGTCACGCAGTTCTATGCCGAACATGGTATTTCGGCGGATGTTCAGCCCTTCTTCGCGGATGTGCCCGCGCGGATGTCGGAGGCGCAGCTGGTGATTTCACGCTCCGGTGCGTCGTCGGTCGCGGATATCGCCGTGATTGGCCGCCCGTCGATCCTGATCCCCTTTGCTGCGGCGGCCGGAGATCACCAGAGCGCCAATGCCCGTGGGCTGGTCGATGCCGGGGCGGCGATCCTGATCCCGGAGAGCGCCCTTGACGTTTCCGCCCTGACAGAGCAAATGAGCGCGGTTCTCAGCAATCCCGATGGTGCCAGCCAGATGGCACGGGCCGCCTTGCAAGTGGGTATTCCCGATGCGACCGAGCGGCTGGTGGGGCTTGTTGAACAGCTGTCCGAGGAAGGAATGACATGA